A portion of the Syntrophales bacterium genome contains these proteins:
- a CDS encoding ABC transporter permease, translated as MKALNRKVFRDLRIMRGQALAIAIVITSGMAAFVMFIGAMESLTATRDRFYRDYAFADVFVSLKRAPESLRSRIAAIPGVTVAETRVVAPVKLDIEGFPEPVTAQMISVPEHGSPLLNRLYIRSGRMPDPARDDETVVSETFAQAHGFKPGDRIGAIINGRKKNLVITGVGLSPEFVLIMRPEALSPDFKRFGILWMGRKALGKSYNMDGAFNDVVLAVQPGADTGRILTELDMILEKYGGLGAYARKDQMSNRMLSEEFRMLRRSAEIYPTIFILVAAFLLNVVISRTVSIQREQIAALKAFGYENADIAIHYAKLVILIVLLGLAGGSVLGIWLEQRMGQLYMDVYRFPSLVLRINLLTMLAATGISVLSALAGTLHAVWRAARETPAEAMRPEPPAKYRVSYLEQIGIGRWLSQPSRIILRNVERKPVRTFLSILGIAVACATMLTSGFFSDAVNYLVQVQFRVSQKEDMTVAFVEPTSRRVVYDLAGLEGVHRVEGFRQVPVRFRFGHRSYKTVIDGVEPDGRLHSQLNDKGKPVPIPSSGLLLGDYLGELLGVKPGDTVTVEVLEGNREVLQIPVTAMSKQFIGTTGTMDLSALNRLLKQGDAVSGAYLTADTNKWEELYRQFIRMPRVSGITLRTNEIRNFYDVQAKGMLFFTFVATLMACSIAVGVVYNSARIALSERSRELSSLRVLGYTRGEVSYILLGELGLLVLTAIPLGFLIGYSLCLLIAWALANDLFRIPMVLDPPTYSMAAAVVLISAVVSALIVRRKLDRLDLVEVLKTRE; from the coding sequence ATGAAGGCACTGAACCGGAAAGTCTTCAGGGACCTGCGGATCATGAGGGGGCAGGCCCTGGCCATCGCGATCGTCATCACGAGCGGCATGGCGGCCTTCGTCATGTTCATCGGCGCCATGGAGTCCCTCACGGCGACGCGGGACCGCTTCTACCGGGACTACGCCTTCGCCGACGTCTTCGTGTCCCTGAAGCGGGCCCCGGAGAGCCTGCGGAGCCGCATTGCCGCGATCCCCGGCGTCACCGTCGCGGAGACCCGCGTGGTGGCCCCGGTCAAGCTGGACATCGAGGGCTTCCCCGAGCCGGTGACGGCCCAGATGATCTCGGTCCCGGAGCACGGCAGCCCGCTGCTCAACCGGCTCTATATCCGGAGCGGCCGGATGCCGGATCCGGCCCGGGACGACGAGACGGTCGTCAGCGAGACCTTCGCCCAGGCCCACGGATTCAAGCCCGGCGACCGGATCGGGGCGATCATCAACGGCCGGAAGAAAAATCTCGTCATCACCGGCGTCGGCCTCTCGCCGGAGTTCGTCCTCATCATGCGGCCCGAGGCCCTCAGCCCCGATTTCAAGCGGTTCGGCATCCTTTGGATGGGCCGCAAGGCCCTGGGCAAGTCCTACAACATGGACGGCGCCTTCAACGACGTCGTCCTGGCCGTGCAGCCCGGGGCCGACACGGGCCGGATCCTCACCGAGCTGGACATGATCCTGGAGAAGTACGGCGGCCTCGGCGCCTATGCCCGGAAGGACCAGATGTCGAACCGCATGCTCTCCGAGGAGTTCCGGATGCTCCGGCGGAGCGCCGAGATCTACCCGACCATCTTCATCCTGGTCGCCGCTTTCCTCCTCAACGTGGTCATCAGCCGGACCGTCAGCATCCAGCGCGAGCAGATCGCCGCCCTGAAGGCCTTCGGCTATGAGAACGCGGACATCGCCATCCATTACGCCAAGCTGGTCATCCTGATCGTGCTGCTCGGGCTGGCCGGCGGCTCGGTGCTCGGCATCTGGCTGGAGCAGAGGATGGGCCAGCTCTACATGGATGTCTACCGGTTCCCCAGCCTGGTCCTCCGGATCAACCTGCTGACGATGCTGGCGGCGACAGGCATCAGTGTGCTTTCGGCCCTGGCGGGGACGCTGCACGCGGTCTGGCGGGCGGCCCGGGAGACGCCGGCGGAGGCCATGAGGCCCGAGCCCCCGGCAAAGTACCGGGTCTCCTATCTCGAGCAGATCGGCATCGGGCGGTGGCTCTCCCAGCCCTCGCGGATTATCCTCCGGAACGTGGAGCGGAAGCCCGTCCGGACGTTCCTGTCGATCCTCGGGATCGCCGTGGCCTGCGCCACCATGCTGACGAGCGGCTTCTTCTCGGACGCCGTCAATTACCTGGTCCAGGTCCAGTTCCGGGTCTCCCAGAAGGAGGACATGACGGTGGCCTTCGTGGAGCCAACATCCCGCCGGGTCGTCTACGACCTGGCCGGCCTGGAAGGCGTCCACCGGGTGGAGGGCTTCCGCCAGGTGCCCGTGCGATTCCGCTTCGGCCACAGGAGCTACAAGACCGTCATCGACGGGGTCGAGCCGGACGGCCGCCTTCACAGCCAGTTGAACGACAAGGGGAAGCCCGTTCCGATCCCCTCCTCGGGACTTCTCCTCGGCGACTACCTGGGGGAGCTCCTCGGCGTGAAGCCCGGCGACACGGTCACGGTGGAGGTCCTGGAGGGGAACCGGGAGGTCCTGCAGATCCCCGTCACCGCCATGAGCAAGCAGTTCATCGGGACGACCGGGACGATGGATCTCTCGGCGCTGAACCGGCTCCTGAAGCAGGGGGACGCCGTTTCCGGGGCCTACCTGACAGCGGACACGAACAAGTGGGAGGAGCTGTACCGCCAGTTCATCCGGATGCCCCGGGTCTCGGGAATCACGCTCCGGACGAACGAGATCCGCAACTTCTACGACGTCCAGGCCAAGGGCATGCTGTTCTTCACCTTCGTGGCGACCCTGATGGCCTGCTCCATCGCCGTGGGCGTCGTCTACAACAGCGCCCGGATCGCGCTGTCCGAGCGGAGCCGGGAGCTGTCGAGCCTCCGCGTGCTCGGCTACACCCGGGGTGAGGTGTCCTACATCCTCCTGGGGGAGCTGGGGCTCCTGGTCCTGACGGCCATCCCGCTCGGATTTCTCATCGGCTACAGCCTCTGCCTGCTCATCGCCTGGGCGCTGGCGAACGACCTGTTCCGGATCCCCATGGTGCTGGATCCGCCCACGTACTCGATGGCGGCGGCCGTTGTCCTGATCTCGGCGGTCGTGTCGGCGCTCATCGTGCGCCGCAAGCTTGATCGGCTGGACCTTGTTGAGGTATTGAAAACGCGCGAGTAG
- a CDS encoding ABC transporter ATP-binding protein, giving the protein MAKGNAASPRNQTDNNVVFQVRGLTKVYRMGELEVHALRGVDMELYSGELVVLLGPSGSGKSTLLNILGGLDTASGGEVSYLGISLTKAGDKELTEYRRVHVGFVFQFYNLIPSLTARENVEVVTEIASEPMRAEEALRLVGLAERLDHFPAQLSGGEQQRVAIARAISKNPKVLLCDEPTGALDSGTGIVVLEALDRVNRELGTATVIITHNVDIAAMADRVINLSDGRISQVTVNTEKKAPQDLHW; this is encoded by the coding sequence ATGGCCAAGGGAAACGCTGCATCGCCACGGAATCAAACTGACAACAACGTCGTCTTCCAGGTCCGGGGGCTCACCAAGGTCTACCGGATGGGCGAGCTGGAGGTCCACGCCCTGCGCGGGGTGGACATGGAGCTCTACTCGGGCGAGCTGGTCGTCCTCCTGGGTCCGTCGGGAAGCGGAAAATCAACGCTCCTCAACATCCTGGGCGGCCTCGACACAGCATCCGGAGGCGAGGTCTCCTACCTCGGCATCAGCCTGACGAAGGCCGGCGACAAGGAGCTGACGGAGTACCGCCGGGTCCACGTCGGGTTCGTCTTCCAGTTCTACAACCTCATTCCCAGCCTGACGGCCCGGGAAAACGTCGAGGTCGTCACCGAGATCGCCTCGGAGCCGATGCGGGCCGAGGAGGCCCTGCGCCTGGTCGGCCTGGCGGAGCGGCTCGACCACTTTCCCGCCCAGCTCTCCGGCGGCGAGCAGCAGCGCGTCGCCATCGCCCGGGCGATCTCCAAGAACCCCAAGGTTCTCCTCTGCGACGAGCCGACGGGGGCCCTCGACTCCGGGACGGGCATCGTTGTCCTCGAGGCCCTGGACCGGGTCAACCGCGAGCTGGGAACGGCCACGGTCATCATCACCCACAACGTGGACATCGCCGCCATGGCGGACCGCGTCATCAACCTGAGCGACGGGAGGATCTCCCAGGTGACGGTGAACACCGAGAAGAAGGCGCCGCAGGACCTTCACTGGTGA
- a CDS encoding universal stress protein, with the protein MYKNVLVPLDGSSIAECALDELRKMAQEGWGCVGSVTLLYVVEVPAHWVAEGANVLDVVQFEFGRGQEYMNRIEESLAAENVAVKSVILEGRAAETIVQYAKENEMDLIVIASHGYSGLKKWVFGSVALRVLHDSKVPVLLVRPKQPGT; encoded by the coding sequence ATGTACAAGAATGTCCTTGTGCCATTGGATGGATCCTCCATTGCCGAATGCGCCCTCGACGAGCTGAGGAAGATGGCGCAGGAGGGATGGGGATGCGTCGGATCCGTGACCCTTCTCTATGTCGTGGAGGTTCCGGCCCACTGGGTGGCGGAGGGGGCAAACGTCCTGGACGTCGTGCAGTTCGAGTTCGGTCGCGGGCAGGAGTACATGAACCGGATCGAGGAGTCGCTGGCGGCGGAAAATGTGGCGGTAAAGTCCGTCATCCTGGAGGGGCGGGCGGCGGAAACGATCGTACAGTATGCGAAGGAAAACGAAATGGACCTGATCGTCATTGCCTCCCACGGCTACTCGGGCCTCAAGAAGTGGGTCTTCGGCAGTGTCGCGCTCCGGGTCCTTCACGACTCCAAGGTCCCGGTCCTGCTTGTCAGGCCCAAGCAGCCCGGGACGTAA
- a CDS encoding mechanosensitive ion channel family protein: MFSKLIADYPWIIPILFLAAGLAAGIVAEVAVLRRLRSLAARTAWDVDDILAESLRRMPLIWFTLAGVYGAVHASSLSSAAEGNADKAIVVLAILTVTIVLARMAKGFMNSYGKRAEGAFFANTIFTNITRIVVFIIGFLVILQTLGISITPILTALGVGGLAVALALQDTLSNLFAGIQVIASRQIGQGDYIRLGSGEEGFVTDINWRYTTIRALANNLIIVPNSKIASAIVTNYDHPQKEMSVLVEVGVSYDSDLEIVERVTIETAARVLAEAQGGVAAFEPFIRYHTFNDFSIDFTVILRVGEFVDQYFVKHEFVKRLKRAYDEHGIEIPFPIRTVYMESAA, translated from the coding sequence ATGTTTTCCAAGCTGATTGCCGATTATCCCTGGATCATTCCCATCCTGTTCCTTGCCGCGGGCCTGGCCGCCGGCATCGTCGCCGAAGTGGCGGTTCTCCGCAGGCTGAGGTCCCTGGCGGCCCGGACAGCGTGGGACGTGGACGATATCCTGGCCGAGTCGCTGCGGCGCATGCCCCTGATCTGGTTCACCCTGGCGGGTGTTTACGGGGCCGTGCACGCCTCGTCGCTCTCTTCTGCCGCGGAAGGAAACGCCGACAAGGCGATCGTCGTCCTCGCGATCCTGACGGTTACGATTGTGCTGGCCCGGATGGCGAAGGGCTTCATGAACAGCTACGGGAAGCGGGCGGAGGGTGCTTTTTTCGCCAACACGATCTTTACCAACATCACCCGGATTGTCGTCTTCATCATCGGATTCCTGGTCATCCTCCAAACCCTCGGGATCTCCATCACGCCGATCCTGACGGCCTTGGGCGTCGGGGGCCTGGCCGTCGCCCTGGCCCTTCAGGACACGCTGTCCAACCTCTTCGCCGGGATCCAGGTGATCGCCTCGCGGCAGATCGGCCAGGGCGATTATATCCGCCTGGGCAGCGGGGAGGAGGGGTTTGTGACGGACATCAACTGGCGGTACACGACGATCCGCGCGCTCGCCAACAACCTGATCATCGTCCCGAACTCCAAGATCGCCTCGGCCATCGTGACCAACTACGACCACCCGCAGAAAGAGATGTCCGTCCTGGTCGAAGTCGGCGTCAGCTATGACAGCGACCTGGAGATCGTGGAGCGCGTCACGATAGAAACGGCTGCGCGGGTTCTGGCGGAGGCCCAGGGCGGGGTCGCCGCCTTCGAGCCCTTTATCCGGTATCATACGTTCAATGATTTCAGCATCGATTTCACGGTGATCCTCCGGGTCGGAGAGTTCGTGGACCAGTATTTCGTGAAGCACGAGTTCGTCAAGAGACTCAAGCGGGCGTACGACGAGCACGGAATCGAGATTCCCTTCCCGATCCGTACCGTCTACATGGAGTCGGCGGCTTAG
- a CDS encoding trehalose-6-phosphate synthase, with protein MKTLIDSKYLGNYISRTTRGSRVVVVSNREPCLHERTASGIEMVRPASGLVTALEPIVKATRGIWVAHGSGSADRLVTDGKGRITITPEDPQYTLRRVWMTKKEENGYYYSISNRALWPLCHIAYTRPFFSRDDWELYRTVNRRFCDAILDEVRGEPAVVFIQDYHLALLPRMLRNERPDLKLVHFWHIPWPNREAFRILPWGEELLDGLLGNDILGFHIQYHCNNFMDTVDRGIEAMVDYEHFRIQRGGHHTHIRAFPISVDFRQIGRDIASQRVAENRQRFIRELGEEVLQTKLYVGVDRLDYTKGIAERIQGFDIMLKRYPDLVGKVTLLQLAAPTRMHLEEYRTVSDEIEQRVDEINWRHQTDGWVPIRFLRAHHDYYSVLAAYGMADVLMVTSLHDGMNLVAKEFLSARTDEDGVLLLSRYTGASRELPDALLVNPFDVDEVADAMYEAFHMTEKERKTRMRRLRRNVRRNTIYDWGLRIFEELETVMPVEEQI; from the coding sequence GTGAAGACTCTAATCGATTCAAAGTACCTGGGCAATTACATCTCCCGCACCACCCGCGGGTCCCGGGTTGTCGTGGTTTCGAACCGCGAGCCCTGCCTGCACGAGCGCACCGCAAGCGGGATCGAGATGGTCCGGCCGGCCAGCGGCCTCGTCACCGCGCTGGAGCCCATCGTCAAGGCGACCCGCGGCATCTGGGTCGCCCACGGCTCCGGCTCCGCGGACCGTCTCGTGACGGACGGGAAGGGAAGGATCACCATCACGCCGGAGGACCCCCAGTACACCCTGCGGCGCGTCTGGATGACCAAAAAGGAGGAGAACGGGTACTACTACAGCATCTCCAACCGCGCCCTGTGGCCCCTGTGCCATATCGCCTACACCCGGCCCTTCTTCTCCCGGGACGATTGGGAGCTTTACAGGACCGTGAACCGGAGGTTCTGCGACGCGATTCTCGACGAGGTCCGGGGAGAGCCCGCCGTCGTGTTCATCCAGGATTACCACCTCGCCCTCCTGCCCCGGATGCTCCGGAACGAGAGGCCGGACCTGAAGCTTGTCCACTTCTGGCACATCCCCTGGCCCAACCGCGAGGCCTTCCGGATCCTCCCCTGGGGGGAGGAGCTGCTCGACGGGCTCCTGGGAAACGACATCCTCGGCTTCCACATCCAGTATCACTGCAACAACTTCATGGACACCGTGGACCGGGGAATCGAGGCCATGGTGGATTACGAGCATTTCCGGATCCAGCGGGGCGGACACCATACGCACATCCGGGCCTTTCCCATCAGCGTCGACTTCCGGCAGATCGGCAGGGATATAGCGAGCCAGCGGGTCGCGGAAAACCGGCAGCGCTTCATCCGCGAGCTGGGGGAGGAGGTCCTGCAGACGAAGCTCTACGTCGGCGTGGACCGCCTGGACTATACGAAGGGAATCGCGGAGCGGATTCAGGGCTTCGACATCATGCTGAAGCGGTATCCGGATCTGGTCGGGAAGGTGACTCTCCTGCAACTGGCGGCGCCGACCCGGATGCACCTGGAGGAATACCGGACCGTGAGCGACGAGATCGAACAGCGCGTCGACGAGATCAACTGGCGCCACCAGACGGACGGCTGGGTGCCCATCCGGTTTCTCCGGGCCCACCACGATTATTACTCGGTTCTGGCCGCTTACGGGATGGCCGACGTGCTCATGGTGACATCACTCCACGACGGCATGAACCTCGTGGCCAAGGAGTTCCTCTCGGCCAGGACGGACGAGGACGGCGTGCTTCTTCTCTCCCGCTACACAGGGGCTTCGCGGGAGCTTCCGGACGCCCTGCTGGTCAATCCGTTCGACGTCGATGAAGTCGCCGACGCGATGTACGAGGCTTTCCACATGACGGAGAAGGAGCGGAAGACGAGGATGAGGCGGCTGCGCCGCAACGTCCGTCGGAATACAATCTATGACTGGGGGTTGAGGATATTCGAAGAACTGGAGACGGTCATGCCCGTCGAGGAACAGATCTGA
- a CDS encoding glycosyltransferase, whose protein sequence is MIPTLETYAPVVGNSVIDQLRRLGDRLKGVRVVHVNSTREGGGVAEIMHWMVPLMTELGLDASWEVIEGTNAFFGITKGIHNGLQGFPVILKKQDWEAYEEVNRRNLERLRPLLEEADIVVIHDPQPAALLGMMPNRRGKWIWRAHIDVSRPFRPVWQALRDYLPGYDASIFSLAQFAQPLPHPQFIISPSIDPLSEKNRDLMELDLDAVAREHRIDRSRPVIVQVSRFDRFKDPLGVIQAYQLVRQVLPIQLVLAGGTATDDPEGQEILEEVLAAAEGDRDIHVLLLPPDAHHTVNALQRLADIILQKSTREGFGLTVTEGLWKGKPVIGGDVGGIRLQVISHYTGYLVNSPEGAAHRIRFLLHHRDKYEEMGRTAREFVRENFLLNRHLREYLTLFLYLQRGGGNRLVC, encoded by the coding sequence ATGATCCCGACTCTCGAGACATATGCTCCCGTTGTCGGGAACTCCGTGATCGATCAGCTCCGCCGGCTTGGCGACCGGCTGAAGGGAGTTCGTGTGGTTCACGTCAATTCCACGCGGGAGGGGGGAGGCGTCGCGGAAATCATGCACTGGATGGTTCCGCTGATGACGGAGCTGGGCTTGGACGCAAGCTGGGAAGTGATCGAGGGGACGAATGCATTCTTCGGGATCACGAAGGGCATCCACAACGGGCTGCAGGGATTTCCGGTGATCCTGAAGAAGCAGGACTGGGAGGCATATGAAGAGGTCAACCGCCGGAACCTGGAGCGCCTGCGGCCGCTCCTCGAGGAGGCGGACATCGTCGTCATTCACGATCCGCAGCCGGCGGCTCTTCTGGGCATGATGCCGAACCGGAGGGGTAAATGGATCTGGCGGGCCCACATCGACGTCAGCAGGCCTTTCCGCCCGGTCTGGCAAGCCCTCCGCGACTACCTGCCGGGCTATGACGCGAGCATCTTTTCTCTGGCGCAGTTCGCCCAGCCGCTGCCGCACCCGCAGTTCATCATTTCCCCCAGCATCGATCCCCTGAGCGAAAAGAACCGGGACCTTATGGAACTCGACCTGGACGCCGTCGCCCGTGAGCACCGTATCGACCGCTCCCGGCCCGTCATCGTGCAGGTTTCCCGATTCGACCGATTCAAGGATCCCCTCGGGGTCATCCAGGCCTATCAGCTCGTCCGGCAGGTGCTTCCGATCCAGCTCGTGCTGGCCGGGGGCACCGCGACGGACGACCCCGAGGGCCAGGAGATCCTGGAGGAAGTCCTGGCGGCGGCGGAAGGTGACCGCGACATCCATGTCCTCCTGCTTCCTCCCGACGCGCACCACACCGTAAACGCCCTGCAGCGCCTCGCCGACATCATCCTGCAGAAATCGACCAGGGAGGGCTTCGGACTCACGGTCACGGAGGGGCTCTGGAAGGGGAAGCCCGTGATCGGCGGCGACGTGGGAGGCATCAGACTGCAGGTGATCAGCCACTACACGGGATACCTTGTCAACAGCCCCGAGGGCGCGGCCCATCGGATCCGCTTCCTCCTCCATCACCGGGACAAGTACGAGGAAATGGGCCGGACGGCCCGGGAGTTCGTCCGGGAGAACTTTCTTCTGAACCGTCACCTGCGGGAGTACCTGACCCTGTTCCTGTACCTCCAGCGGGGTGGCGGTAACCGACTTGTCTGCTGA
- a CDS encoding DUF5752 family protein: MEPFLVKDCMLLIRMSGLSPAFNLRELRDRIACCSPDVIYHHFCETLLAPTFDYPDFRNDFAVWVKRQLEENVLAERLGVIDPYGYSSMEKLRTDVLDILDERINEMTFLPSVSPGHEFHFREAVTLVFETGARILYPEDMPGAIEKMTKGSIYFHFLEARRRTLGRVDDFSLWLEEFGEPWVPAIMEMRSFDFLFQSLNELKNDLIRVMNPFCMEKRR; this comes from the coding sequence ATGGAGCCTTTTCTCGTTAAGGACTGCATGCTCCTGATCCGGATGAGCGGTCTCAGCCCCGCCTTCAATCTTCGCGAACTAAGGGACCGGATCGCCTGCTGTTCCCCCGACGTGATCTACCACCATTTCTGCGAGACGCTCCTGGCGCCTACCTTCGACTACCCCGACTTCCGCAACGACTTCGCCGTCTGGGTGAAGCGCCAGCTCGAGGAAAACGTCCTGGCGGAGCGACTCGGCGTGATCGACCCGTACGGATACTCCTCCATGGAAAAGCTTCGGACGGACGTTCTGGACATCCTGGACGAGCGGATCAACGAAATGACCTTTCTCCCGTCGGTGTCTCCCGGTCATGAATTCCACTTCCGGGAGGCCGTCACGCTCGTCTTCGAAACGGGCGCCCGTATCCTCTATCCCGAGGACATGCCCGGTGCCATCGAGAAAATGACGAAGGGAAGCATCTATTTCCATTTCCTGGAGGCCCGACGGCGCACCCTGGGAAGGGTGGACGATTTCTCCCTTTGGCTGGAGGAGTTCGGGGAGCCGTGGGTACCGGCCATCATGGAGATGCGCTCCTTCGATTTCCTCTTCCAGTCCCTGAACGAACTCAAGAACGACCTGATCCGGGTCATGAATCCGTTCTGTATGGAGAAACGCCGATGA
- the otsB gene encoding trehalose-phosphatase, whose amino-acid sequence MAPEPSLKNLHTIKRPRSERWLWIFDFDGTLSPIVPDRSAAVMDPSCRRLLSDLLRARQQVAVLSSRSLDDLYPRIGIPGVYAGGGMGVEWMLPTGERRSYAEAFADDVDGKRAAVFARMAAIGDALGVDMEDKYWTVSFHVRSLGEERKEEVRRELETLAGLHGLKIRAAPEAFEVLFSPTLDKSFGVSVLCRIVSRDAEKGRIVYAGDDENDAVAMDLVSHLGGVTISVARFPTSRESIPVPDPPRLALLCRRIAGLA is encoded by the coding sequence ATGGCGCCGGAACCTTCCCTGAAAAATCTGCACACGATCAAGCGGCCCCGCTCGGAGCGGTGGCTCTGGATATTCGATTTCGACGGAACCCTTTCGCCCATCGTCCCCGACCGCAGTGCGGCCGTGATGGATCCGTCCTGCCGCCGGCTTCTCTCGGACCTGCTCCGGGCCCGGCAGCAGGTGGCCGTCCTGTCGAGCCGCAGCCTGGACGACCTGTATCCCCGGATTGGGATCCCCGGAGTCTATGCGGGGGGCGGCATGGGGGTGGAATGGATGCTCCCGACGGGGGAGCGGCGCAGTTACGCGGAAGCCTTTGCCGACGATGTCGATGGCAAACGGGCGGCGGTATTCGCCCGGATGGCAGCCATTGGGGACGCTCTCGGCGTGGATATGGAGGACAAATACTGGACGGTTTCCTTCCACGTCCGCAGCCTCGGAGAGGAGAGGAAGGAGGAGGTCAGGCGGGAGCTGGAGACCCTGGCCGGTCTTCACGGGCTGAAGATCCGCGCCGCACCGGAGGCGTTCGAGGTGCTTTTTTCTCCTACGCTGGACAAATCCTTCGGTGTCTCCGTTCTCTGCCGGATCGTGAGCCGGGACGCGGAAAAGGGCCGGATCGTTTACGCCGGCGACGACGAGAACGATGCCGTGGCGATGGACCTGGTGTCTCACCTTGGTGGGGTGACGATCTCGGTCGCCCGTTTTCCCACCAGCCGGGAGTCCATTCCGGTTCCCGATCCCCCCCGGCTGGCTTTGCTGTGCCGCCGCATTGCGGGCCTGGCGTAG
- a CDS encoding L-lactate permease, with translation MLGLVLLTLLPIALIIYLMIGRRFAADTSGVIGWLLTVVIAVAFFGTSPEMGIRATIAGIISSFPVSLMVVTSILQITFMEATGALRRIAVFVKTLAPGNRAVQIMMINVGAGTLLVAVGATPVSILPPIMIALGYSTFVAVALPAIGYDGLCTFALLGAPLVVYSDLTGTPLVQSAQVFARFLPVISVLIGFGMLWIVGRGKLMRKGFIPCVLAGLTNGGVAVAVAYTPFLAAGVVLTGVISGACTIAVMVLFLVLRGEPVMDRALLTDEDRRIARDMPLWKALSPWIILVAASFAVNFYAPAFDLLYRKIEMAVSILPGQSIKTRMLWNAYTWVLISTVLALPFLRPSVPALRETLLKWMKRSPRPALSAAIFFAIAFVMNNTGASIEWVNGAGKLVTDHTNNMIWVLAQGSAAAFGTLYPFISGYLGLFGGFISGSEASTIAMFTKYHLLTSKLLDMNALIVTAATAIGGGLASVISPAKLQNAAATIDALGIESRVIRTAFVISLTITFVAAAMAFWMA, from the coding sequence ATGCTCGGTCTGGTTCTCCTGACACTGCTGCCCATTGCGCTCATCATCTATCTCATGATCGGCCGGAGGTTCGCCGCCGACACGAGCGGAGTCATCGGCTGGCTCCTGACCGTCGTCATCGCCGTGGCCTTTTTCGGAACGTCTCCGGAGATGGGCATCCGCGCCACGATTGCCGGCATCATCTCCTCCTTCCCCGTGTCCCTGATGGTGGTCACGTCGATCCTCCAGATCACCTTCATGGAGGCGACGGGGGCCCTCCGCCGCATCGCCGTCTTCGTGAAGACCCTCGCTCCCGGAAACCGGGCCGTCCAGATCATGATGATCAACGTCGGGGCCGGCACCCTTCTGGTCGCCGTGGGGGCAACCCCGGTTTCCATCCTGCCGCCGATCATGATCGCCCTGGGCTACTCCACATTCGTCGCCGTCGCCCTGCCGGCCATCGGCTACGACGGCCTCTGCACCTTCGCCCTCCTGGGGGCGCCGCTGGTGGTGTACTCCGACCTCACCGGCACACCCCTGGTCCAGTCCGCCCAGGTCTTCGCCCGCTTCCTGCCGGTGATCTCCGTGCTCATCGGCTTCGGGATGCTCTGGATTGTCGGGAGGGGAAAACTCATGCGGAAGGGATTCATCCCGTGCGTCCTGGCGGGGCTGACCAACGGCGGCGTGGCCGTCGCGGTAGCCTACACGCCGTTTTTAGCGGCCGGCGTCGTCCTGACGGGAGTCATCTCCGGGGCCTGCACGATCGCCGTCATGGTGCTCTTCCTGGTCCTCCGGGGTGAGCCTGTGATGGACCGCGCCCTCCTGACCGACGAGGATCGGCGGATCGCGCGGGACATGCCCCTCTGGAAGGCCCTGTCCCCCTGGATCATCCTGGTGGCGGCGTCGTTCGCCGTCAATTTCTACGCCCCCGCGTTCGATCTCCTCTACCGGAAGATCGAGATGGCCGTCTCGATCCTCCCCGGCCAGTCCATCAAGACCCGGATGCTCTGGAATGCCTATACCTGGGTGCTCATCAGCACGGTCCTGGCGCTCCCTTTTCTCAGGCCCTCCGTGCCGGCCCTGCGGGAAACCCTGCTGAAATGGATGAAGCGAAGCCCCCGGCCCGCCCTGTCGGCGGCGATCTTCTTTGCCATCGCCTTCGTCATGAACAACACGGGTGCCTCCATCGAATGGGTGAACGGAGCCGGGAAGCTCGTGACCGACCACACGAACAACATGATCTGGGTCCTGGCCCAGGGATCGGCGGCGGCCTTCGGGACGCTCTATCCCTTCATCAGCGGCTACCTGGGCCTTTTCGGCGGCTTTATCAGCGGCAGCGAGGCATCCACCATCGCCATGTTCACGAAATACCACCTCCTCACATCCAAACTGCTCGACATGAACGCCCTGATCGTCACGGCAGCCACGGCCATCGGCGGCGGGCTGGCCAGCGTCATCTCGCCGGCGAAGCTCCAGAACGCCGCCGCCACCATCGACGCCCTGGGGATCGAGAGCCGGGTCATCCGGACGGCATTCGTCATCTCCCTCACGATCACCTTCGTAGCCGCCGCCATGGCATTCTGGATGGCCTGA